A part of Cystobacter ferrugineus genomic DNA contains:
- a CDS encoding zf-TFIIB domain-containing protein: MTLVSRCPHCAHPLEPFVATSRTGVQVELARCAQCAGFWGAAGRIQDTFGEPARYQLVGGETQRSCVECRILMTPARLPSGTTVEVCSACRGMFLDAGELAPLGVRETPPPALRPPPPPPQALVPPPPPRRARPAHMPGQPHSVEDHRELPLLVVEEAPVEPPAPGTFRCVECGRARPLREGQALRDGLACRACMKARAEG; this comes from the coding sequence ATGACGCTCGTGAGCCGCTGTCCCCACTGCGCCCATCCCCTCGAGCCCTTCGTCGCCACCTCGCGCACGGGGGTCCAGGTCGAACTGGCCCGGTGCGCCCAGTGCGCGGGCTTCTGGGGAGCCGCCGGCCGCATCCAGGACACCTTCGGTGAGCCCGCCAGGTATCAGCTCGTCGGGGGCGAGACGCAGCGCTCGTGCGTGGAGTGCCGCATCCTCATGACCCCCGCGCGGCTCCCCTCGGGCACCACCGTCGAGGTGTGCTCGGCGTGCCGTGGCATGTTCCTCGATGCCGGAGAGCTCGCCCCGCTCGGTGTCCGGGAGACGCCTCCCCCCGCGCTCCGTCCGCCTCCGCCTCCGCCCCAGGCCCTCGTGCCTCCGCCTCCGCCCCGGCGGGCCAGGCCCGCGCATATGCCCGGGCAGCCGCATTCCGTGGAGGACCACCGGGAGCTTCCCCTGCTCGTGGTGGAGGAGGCGCCCGTCGAGCCGCCCGCCCCGGGCACCTTCCGCTGCGTGGAGTGTGGCCGGGCCCGGCCGCTGCGCGAGGGGCAGGCCCTCCGGGACGGGCTGGCCTGTCGTGCCTGCATGAAGGCGCGCGCGGAGGGCTGA
- a CDS encoding right-handed parallel beta-helix repeat-containing protein, which translates to MQPSINRSGRTVGAGFMLTLSWLAWGCGGEGSAREGQEGTQHVGLESCDRTATNAATLASQWSAATAGQTICLATGSYGTFAAGAKPGMVTVKPQSGATATLAVRFNGANNVRLEGLTITSAALLGSTRNVTITGSHFTGAATIDGVANSNILFDGNTHLDINAPTGSAPARIHLPYSSSTHSGVTIQNSRFEGGDADGIQTGVAVNILNNQFKDIQENGPNHTDSIQLIGAPGAVVRGNYFLNCATGIVAYDGVERAVIEDNVLDLRGRPWAIELYSDDGSIVRHNTLQYGACDWNLPCGIIDITRKTAADVGRGTVIVDNVATEISVSNGSTVAERHHNLLRRDAQSGELTGAPVFVGGANPTDRSGFRLATGSPGKGAASDGTDVGIR; encoded by the coding sequence ATGCAACCCAGTATCAATCGTTCAGGACGCACCGTCGGCGCGGGCTTCATGCTCACCCTCTCGTGGCTTGCCTGGGGGTGTGGAGGCGAAGGCTCCGCCCGCGAGGGCCAGGAGGGCACACAGCACGTGGGCCTCGAGAGCTGTGACCGGACCGCCACCAACGCGGCGACGCTGGCGAGCCAGTGGAGCGCGGCCACCGCCGGGCAGACGATCTGTCTGGCAACCGGGAGCTACGGCACGTTCGCCGCGGGAGCCAAGCCTGGAATGGTCACCGTCAAGCCCCAGAGCGGGGCCACCGCCACCCTGGCGGTCCGCTTCAACGGCGCGAACAACGTCCGTCTCGAAGGACTCACCATCACCTCGGCCGCGCTGCTGGGCTCGACCCGCAACGTGACGATCACCGGCAGCCACTTCACGGGCGCTGCGACGATTGACGGGGTGGCCAACTCCAACATCCTGTTCGACGGCAACACGCACCTCGACATCAACGCCCCCACTGGCTCCGCACCGGCACGCATCCACCTGCCCTACAGCAGCTCGACACACTCCGGCGTCACCATCCAGAACTCGCGTTTCGAGGGGGGCGACGCTGACGGCATCCAGACGGGGGTGGCGGTCAACATCCTCAACAATCAGTTCAAGGACATCCAGGAGAACGGCCCCAACCACACCGACTCGATCCAGCTGATCGGAGCTCCGGGCGCGGTGGTTCGAGGGAACTACTTCCTCAACTGCGCTACGGGCATCGTCGCCTACGACGGCGTCGAGCGCGCGGTCATCGAAGACAACGTGCTGGATCTGCGCGGCCGCCCGTGGGCCATCGAGCTCTACTCGGATGACGGTTCCATCGTCCGCCACAATACGCTGCAGTACGGGGCGTGCGACTGGAACCTCCCCTGCGGGATCATCGACATCACTCGCAAGACGGCGGCCGACGTCGGGCGGGGCACGGTCATCGTCGACAACGTGGCGACCGAAATCTCGGTGTCCAACGGCTCCACCGTGGCGGAGCGCCATCACAACCTCCTTCGGCGGGACGCCCAGAGCGGCGAGCTGACCGGAGCCCCGGTGTTCGTGGGGGGAGCGAATCCCACGGACCGTTCCGGCTTCCGCCTTGCAACCGGGTCGCCCGGAAAGGGTGCGGCCTCGGACGGTACGGACGTCGGTATTCGTTGA
- a CDS encoding TetR/AcrR family transcriptional regulator translates to MRADARKNYSHLLAVARDVISEHGVDASLRDIARKAGVGLGTLYRHFPTREALLEALLRANLDELTRRASELETMSSPDDALVSWFREAVGFTHSYSGVVNLMAAALADPDSALHASCTTVRSAGARLLQRAQAEGMARADLDGADLLALIGALAWVRDQFSFAPRADHLIDFIASAILTERPGSGATKR, encoded by the coding sequence ATGCGGGCCGACGCCAGGAAGAACTACAGCCACCTGCTTGCCGTGGCGCGTGACGTGATCAGCGAGCACGGTGTGGATGCATCCCTACGCGATATCGCCCGAAAAGCCGGCGTCGGGCTCGGAACCCTGTACCGTCACTTTCCCACGCGTGAGGCTCTGCTCGAGGCATTGCTCCGCGCGAACCTCGACGAACTGACGCGAAGGGCGAGCGAGCTCGAAACAATGAGTTCGCCCGATGACGCTCTCGTGTCCTGGTTCCGCGAGGCAGTGGGATTCACGCATAGCTACAGCGGCGTGGTGAATCTGATGGCGGCCGCCCTCGCGGATCCGGATTCCGCTCTTCACGCCTCATGCACGACGGTGCGTTCGGCGGGCGCGCGGCTGCTCCAACGCGCCCAAGCGGAGGGAATGGCGCGAGCCGATCTCGATGGGGCCGACCTGCTCGCCCTGATCGGAGCGCTCGCGTGGGTCCGCGACCAATTCTCGTTTGCGCCGCGTGCCGATCATCTCATCGACTTCATCGCCAGCGCGATCCTGACGGAGCGACCGGGCAGCGGTGCCACGAAGAGATGA
- a CDS encoding imm11 family protein, with the protein MHRYFALEDDMRIEGRWHLRHPLDEQGQKINPWRFTKSQWLEPQGTIRFPVKPDGLTLDFTVDAFGTPVAHGRMVQLFERLGIREVQFLPARIEGHMGPFFILNTLRTIRCIDDTRCEEVQYWQPEDGQPEKVGRYRVVAGMRIDPLKVGDARIFRTWGFSLGLIISEDLKQAMEAEGLTGTRFVEV; encoded by the coding sequence ATGCACAGGTACTTCGCGCTGGAGGACGACATGCGCATCGAGGGACGCTGGCACCTACGCCATCCTCTCGATGAGCAGGGTCAGAAAATCAACCCCTGGCGGTTCACCAAGAGCCAATGGCTCGAGCCCCAGGGAACCATCCGGTTCCCCGTGAAGCCTGATGGGCTGACGCTGGACTTCACCGTGGACGCCTTCGGCACCCCCGTGGCCCACGGCCGCATGGTCCAGCTCTTCGAGCGCCTGGGCATCCGAGAGGTGCAATTCCTCCCCGCACGAATCGAGGGCCACATGGGACCCTTCTTCATCCTCAACACACTGCGCACCATCCGTTGCATCGACGACACCCGATGCGAGGAAGTGCAGTACTGGCAGCCAGAGGATGGTCAGCCCGAGAAGGTGGGCAGGTATCGGGTCGTCGCGGGCATGCGCATCGACCCGTTGAAAGTGGGGGATGCGCGCATCTTCCGCACGTGGGGCTTCTCCCTGGGCCTCATCATCTCCGAGGACCTCAAGCAGGCCATGGAGGCGGAGGGCCTCACCGGCACGCGCTTCGTCGAGGTGTGA
- a CDS encoding FAD-dependent oxidoreductase produces the protein MSKALVCSCEDVTVEDIRHAVAKGFRDVESVKRFTGFGTGVCQGKSCLSAVAALLAKEKAQKPEGIVPFTPRPPLYPTELSLLASLPVDESKPPVGGVPQELDTFPATLRPEGAVPTRARVVIVGGGVLGLALAYNLSLRGETDVVVLERGYLCAGASGRNGGGVRMQWGTAANIELAKRSIELMGRFARDLGINVWLRQGGYLFMAKTKAVAERLERNAALHNKHGVPTRMLTLDEARDVVPGLSLKDAQAVSYNPEDGVIFPWPFLWGYANACRKAGIKVETYTRVTGFELSGGLVRKVKTDRGDISCDTVVVATGAWSPEVAKLAGVSLPNEPHRHEILSTEPLKPFLGPLVSVLDSGLYFSQSMRGEIVGGMGDPLEPAGLNMGSTLRFVSRFARALTEQLPNLGHVKVLRQWAGCYDVTPDNSPILGRTPGLENLLQLSGFVGHGFMMAPAVAERMAQWMTTGASDELFTRFNLRRFHEGKLEREDMIIG, from the coding sequence ATGAGCAAGGCACTGGTCTGCTCCTGCGAGGACGTGACGGTGGAGGACATCCGCCACGCGGTCGCCAAGGGCTTTCGCGACGTGGAATCGGTCAAGCGCTTCACGGGCTTCGGCACGGGCGTGTGCCAGGGCAAGAGCTGCCTGTCGGCGGTGGCGGCCCTGCTGGCGAAGGAGAAGGCGCAAAAGCCCGAGGGCATCGTCCCCTTCACGCCCCGGCCGCCGCTCTACCCCACGGAGCTGTCGTTGCTGGCCTCGCTCCCGGTGGACGAGTCCAAGCCCCCGGTGGGCGGCGTGCCCCAGGAACTGGACACCTTCCCCGCGACGTTGCGGCCCGAGGGCGCGGTGCCCACGCGGGCCCGGGTGGTCATCGTCGGCGGAGGCGTGCTGGGCCTGGCGCTCGCGTACAACCTGTCGCTGCGCGGCGAGACGGACGTGGTGGTGCTCGAGCGCGGCTACCTGTGCGCGGGCGCGTCGGGGCGCAACGGAGGCGGCGTGCGCATGCAGTGGGGCACGGCGGCCAACATCGAGCTGGCCAAGCGCTCCATCGAGCTGATGGGCCGCTTCGCGCGCGACCTGGGCATCAACGTGTGGCTGCGTCAGGGCGGCTACCTCTTCATGGCGAAGACGAAGGCGGTGGCCGAGCGCCTGGAGCGCAACGCGGCGCTGCACAACAAGCACGGCGTGCCCACGCGCATGCTCACCCTGGACGAGGCGCGTGACGTGGTGCCGGGCCTGTCGCTCAAGGACGCGCAGGCGGTCTCCTACAACCCCGAGGACGGCGTCATCTTCCCCTGGCCCTTCCTCTGGGGGTACGCCAATGCCTGCCGCAAGGCGGGCATCAAGGTGGAAACGTACACGCGCGTCACGGGCTTCGAGCTGTCGGGCGGCCTGGTGCGCAAGGTGAAGACGGATCGGGGCGACATCTCGTGCGACACGGTGGTGGTGGCCACGGGCGCATGGAGCCCGGAGGTGGCGAAGCTCGCGGGGGTGTCGCTGCCCAACGAGCCCCACCGGCATGAGATCCTCAGCACCGAGCCCCTCAAGCCCTTCCTCGGGCCGCTGGTGTCGGTGTTGGACTCGGGGCTGTACTTCAGCCAGTCCATGCGCGGAGAGATCGTCGGAGGCATGGGAGATCCGCTGGAGCCCGCGGGGTTGAACATGGGCTCCACGCTGCGCTTCGTGTCGCGCTTCGCGCGGGCGCTCACCGAGCAGTTGCCGAACCTGGGCCACGTGAAGGTGCTGCGGCAGTGGGCGGGCTGCTACGACGTGACGCCGGACAACAGCCCCATCCTGGGCCGCACGCCGGGGCTGGAGAACCTGCTCCAGCTCTCGGGCTTCGTGGGCCACGGCTTCATGATGGCGCCCGCGGTGGCCGAGCGGATGGCCCAGTGGATGACCACGGGCGCGTCCGATGAGCTCTTCACCCGCTTCAACCTGCGCCGCTTCCACGAGGGCAAGCTGGAGCGCGAGGACATGATCATCGGCTGA
- a CDS encoding alpha/beta fold hydrolase: MFEITHRIVQTNGIHLHIAEAGQGPLVLLLHGWPESWYSWRHQIPALVAAGYHVVAPDVRGYGQSDKPWEIEAYSMKQLLADCTGLLDALGEKTAVIVGHDWGAAMAWTSAALHPERYRAVVSMSVPHLGRSPQPPTQLFRQTFQDTWLYLLYFQQPGVAEAEFEADVAKALRTIYTGTPGYDPMSPVVRAKKPGDGYLVGLETPATLPAWLTEEDLAYFVKEFSRGGFRSSLNRYRNMDRDWEELPELATRKIHQPALFVIGEQDPGRAFAPVEPMKALVPHLHEPVIVPGAGHWVQQERPAEVNAALLSFLKGLPP, from the coding sequence GTGTTTGAAATCACCCACCGCATCGTTCAAACCAACGGCATCCACCTGCACATCGCCGAGGCCGGCCAGGGTCCCCTGGTGCTGCTGCTCCATGGCTGGCCGGAGTCCTGGTACTCGTGGCGCCACCAGATCCCCGCGCTCGTCGCCGCCGGTTACCACGTCGTGGCCCCCGATGTGCGCGGCTACGGCCAGAGTGACAAGCCCTGGGAGATCGAGGCGTACAGCATGAAGCAGCTGCTCGCCGACTGCACCGGCCTGCTCGATGCCCTCGGGGAGAAGACCGCCGTCATCGTCGGCCACGACTGGGGCGCGGCGATGGCGTGGACCAGCGCCGCGCTCCACCCCGAGCGCTACCGCGCGGTCGTCAGCATGAGTGTGCCGCACCTCGGCCGCTCGCCCCAGCCGCCCACGCAGCTCTTCCGGCAGACGTTCCAGGACACCTGGTTGTACCTCCTCTACTTCCAGCAGCCCGGCGTCGCCGAGGCGGAGTTCGAGGCGGATGTCGCGAAGGCGCTGCGCACGATCTACACCGGCACTCCCGGCTACGATCCCATGTCACCGGTCGTGCGCGCGAAGAAGCCAGGCGACGGCTACCTCGTTGGCCTCGAGACCCCCGCCACCCTGCCCGCCTGGCTCACGGAAGAGGACCTCGCGTACTTCGTGAAGGAGTTCTCCCGCGGTGGCTTTCGGAGCAGCCTCAATCGCTACCGCAACATGGACCGGGACTGGGAGGAATTGCCCGAGCTCGCCACGAGGAAGATCCATCAGCCCGCGCTCTTCGTCATCGGTGAGCAGGACCCGGGACGCGCCTTCGCGCCGGTCGAGCCGATGAAGGCCCTGGTGCCTCACCTCCACGAGCCGGTCATCGTCCCGGGCGCGGGCCACTGGGTCCAACAGGAGCGCCCCGCCGAGGTCAATGCCGCGCTCCTCTCCTTCCTGAAAGGATTGCCCCCCTGA
- a CDS encoding TIM-barrel domain-containing protein codes for MQSRAVLRRGGGRARTFALLAAIASASAACTAPATPPDDPQPPDAPQQPPDAPQSPVTNTAVISGKARFEVLSPTLIRTEYAGDARFLDAPTFNAIGRGGFGKTSFTTRTEDGWLVIDTGALTLRYKVGSGQFTAENLVVRLKAGAQDVEARPWASRVIPTCALGVLCEAEGLVLEGISEARDHTGFTGTGFAAGFEGTGTRVTFQVAPAAGGSYVLDLRYANGLGDPRTLTLTVDGGSARQFSLPRTGNWDSWGHLALPLDLTAGPHVVALTRTKSDTGQLNIDSLALLKPGDAYPQAARTCGFGALCEAEALALSGQMHLAIDHLNYTGNGFAAGFERVGDSIGFAIDAPAAGDYELTARYANGFPSQAGVTLRVEGGSSTPVSMPPTGSWDAWKPVTVPVHLAAGTNHVTLVRQATDAGNVNIDSLAIGPAGTGLPAPGGTAGGVCGFGGICEAESAGLSGGARTAKDHNGYSGKGFAAGLDVTGSRMTVRAVGVPAAGTYSLQLRYARGLKTPGAVTVQAGTGAASTLTLPPTSDWDSWRTVRTNVTLPGGTSDVRLSCPQAGGCAVNVDTVALTRTDAPLLAPHAALGGYRRGLDAFDGDKGSAILNPGLLYQDGWSLLDDTASAEYDPASRKLTPRAAHPGGYQDGYVFGYGQDYPRALGDLATLTGPSKLLPRWAYGVWFSEYLDFTAADFQEDLLPTFRREGVPLDVLVVDTNFKAGNYWNGWEIDTNKFPDPEGFFDWARSQGLHTTLNIHPSILRTDPRFAAAQATAKGKLTRHTSGCSGEASECYTFDFGDPDQLKAFFGLHDTMMQQGTDFWWLDWCCDASEANIDGVTGDAWINQQYTDYTNSSIGRGFAFSRAFGSLQAGGYSNPTAVPTGPWADKRTTLPFTGDTTSTWGTLAAEIGFTSGEGAATGLSAISHDIGGHNGGLWDIPGSVVVHGQRTDKLPDDLYARWVQFGTFQPIDRLHSNHGDRLPWQYPGAAGASAKKFLNLREALVPYTYTLAREAEATGVPVVRPTYLAYPTEQDAYATAGSEYLYGSDVLVAPVTTPGNTATTTVWFPPGSSWTDWFTGKTYAGGTIQSITTGLDTMPVFVRSGGIVPTRSKDVTNDVQNPLDAVTLTVAAGATGQASLFEDDGTTSDREQSTRTDIRYTEDGQSAALRVDGPVGSFAGQVQKRAWTVRFVGAREPESVTIDGKAAPAGSWTWDAASRVLTVKVAERPTSQGVDVAYRYR; via the coding sequence ATGCAAAGTCGCGCTGTACTCAGGAGAGGAGGGGGCCGCGCGCGTACGTTCGCGCTGCTCGCGGCGATCGCGTCAGCCTCGGCGGCTTGCACCGCGCCCGCGACGCCCCCGGACGACCCACAACCCCCGGATGCTCCACAGCAGCCTCCGGACGCCCCACAGTCCCCGGTCACCAATACGGCTGTCATCTCGGGCAAGGCCCGCTTCGAGGTGCTCAGCCCCACGCTCATCCGCACGGAGTACGCGGGTGACGCCCGCTTCCTCGACGCCCCGACCTTCAACGCCATCGGGCGGGGCGGCTTCGGCAAGACGAGCTTCACGACGCGGACCGAGGACGGCTGGCTCGTCATCGACACCGGCGCGCTGACGCTGCGCTACAAGGTGGGCTCCGGCCAGTTCACCGCCGAGAACCTCGTCGTCAGGCTGAAGGCCGGCGCGCAGGACGTCGAGGCGCGCCCCTGGGCGAGCCGGGTCATCCCGACTTGCGCGCTCGGCGTGCTCTGCGAGGCAGAGGGCCTCGTGCTCGAAGGCATCAGCGAGGCGCGCGACCACACCGGCTTCACCGGCACCGGCTTCGCCGCGGGCTTCGAAGGGACCGGGACCCGCGTCACCTTCCAGGTCGCGCCCGCGGCGGGCGGCTCCTACGTCCTGGACCTGCGCTACGCGAACGGACTCGGCGACCCGCGCACGCTCACGCTCACGGTCGACGGCGGGTCGGCGCGCCAGTTCTCGCTGCCGCGCACCGGCAACTGGGACTCCTGGGGCCACCTGGCACTGCCCCTCGACCTGACCGCCGGGCCGCACGTGGTTGCCCTGACGCGCACCAAGTCGGACACGGGCCAGCTCAACATCGACAGCCTCGCGTTGCTCAAGCCCGGCGACGCGTACCCGCAGGCGGCGAGGACCTGCGGTTTCGGAGCGCTCTGCGAGGCCGAGGCGCTCGCGCTCAGCGGCCAGATGCACCTGGCGATCGACCACCTCAACTACACCGGCAACGGGTTCGCCGCGGGCTTCGAGCGCGTGGGTGACTCGATTGGCTTCGCCATCGACGCGCCCGCCGCCGGCGACTACGAGCTGACCGCCCGCTACGCCAACGGCTTCCCGTCGCAGGCCGGCGTGACGCTGAGGGTCGAGGGCGGTTCGAGCACCCCCGTCTCCATGCCGCCCACGGGCAGCTGGGACGCCTGGAAGCCCGTCACCGTGCCGGTGCACCTCGCGGCCGGCACGAACCACGTCACGCTCGTGCGGCAGGCGACCGACGCCGGCAACGTCAACATCGACAGCCTGGCCATCGGCCCGGCTGGCACGGGCCTTCCCGCGCCTGGCGGCACGGCGGGTGGGGTCTGCGGCTTCGGCGGCATCTGTGAGGCGGAGTCCGCGGGCCTGTCCGGCGGCGCGAGGACCGCCAAGGACCACAACGGCTACAGCGGCAAGGGGTTCGCGGCGGGGCTCGACGTCACCGGCTCGCGGATGACCGTGCGCGCGGTCGGCGTTCCGGCGGCTGGCACGTACTCGCTGCAACTGCGCTACGCCCGCGGGCTGAAGACGCCGGGCGCGGTGACCGTGCAGGCAGGTACGGGCGCGGCCTCCACCCTCACGCTGCCGCCCACGAGCGACTGGGATAGCTGGCGCACGGTGCGTACGAACGTCACCCTCCCCGGCGGCACCAGCGACGTGCGCCTGAGCTGCCCGCAGGCCGGCGGGTGCGCGGTCAACGTCGACACCGTGGCGCTGACGAGGACCGACGCGCCGCTGCTCGCGCCGCACGCCGCGCTCGGCGGCTACCGGCGTGGCCTCGACGCCTTCGACGGCGACAAGGGCAGCGCGATCCTCAACCCGGGGCTTCTCTACCAGGACGGCTGGTCGCTGCTGGACGACACCGCCTCGGCGGAGTACGACCCGGCGTCGCGCAAGCTCACTCCCCGCGCCGCGCACCCGGGCGGCTACCAGGACGGCTACGTCTTCGGCTACGGCCAGGACTACCCACGGGCCCTCGGCGACCTCGCGACGCTCACGGGTCCGTCGAAGCTGCTGCCGCGCTGGGCGTACGGCGTCTGGTTCTCCGAGTACCTCGACTTCACCGCGGCCGACTTCCAGGAGGATCTGCTCCCGACGTTCCGCAGGGAGGGCGTGCCCCTCGACGTCCTCGTCGTCGACACCAACTTCAAGGCCGGCAACTACTGGAACGGCTGGGAGATCGACACCAACAAGTTCCCCGACCCCGAGGGGTTCTTCGACTGGGCGCGCTCGCAGGGCCTGCACACGACCCTGAACATCCATCCCAGCATCCTGCGGACCGACCCGCGGTTCGCGGCCGCGCAGGCGACCGCGAAGGGCAAGCTCACCCGGCACACCAGCGGCTGCTCGGGCGAGGCCTCCGAGTGCTACACCTTCGACTTCGGCGATCCCGACCAGTTGAAGGCGTTCTTCGGCTTGCACGACACGATGATGCAGCAGGGCACCGATTTCTGGTGGCTCGACTGGTGCTGCGACGCCAGCGAGGCCAACATCGACGGCGTCACCGGCGACGCGTGGATCAACCAGCAGTACACCGACTACACGAACTCCAGCATCGGCCGCGGCTTCGCGTTCTCCCGCGCGTTCGGCTCGCTGCAGGCGGGCGGCTACAGCAACCCGACCGCGGTGCCGACCGGGCCGTGGGCGGACAAGCGCACGACGCTGCCCTTCACCGGTGACACCACCTCGACGTGGGGGACCCTCGCGGCCGAGATCGGCTTCACCTCCGGCGAGGGCGCCGCCACCGGCCTGTCGGCGATCAGCCACGACATCGGCGGGCACAACGGCGGCCTGTGGGATATCCCCGGCTCGGTCGTCGTCCACGGCCAGCGCACGGACAAGCTGCCCGACGACCTGTACGCCCGCTGGGTCCAGTTCGGCACCTTCCAGCCGATCGACCGCCTGCACAGCAACCACGGCGACCGGCTGCCCTGGCAGTATCCGGGCGCCGCGGGCGCGTCGGCGAAGAAGTTCCTCAACCTGCGCGAGGCGCTCGTGCCGTACACCTACACGCTCGCGCGTGAGGCGGAGGCGACCGGCGTCCCGGTAGTGCGGCCGACGTACCTCGCGTACCCGACCGAGCAGGACGCGTACGCGACGGCCGGCAGCGAGTACCTGTACGGCTCGGACGTGCTCGTCGCGCCGGTGACCACGCCCGGGAACACCGCCACGACCACGGTGTGGTTCCCGCCGGGCAGCTCGTGGACCGACTGGTTCACCGGCAAGACGTACGCGGGCGGCACGATCCAGAGCATCACCACCGGACTGGACACCATGCCGGTGTTCGTCAGGTCCGGAGGGATCGTGCCCACGCGCAGCAAGGACGTCACCAACGACGTCCAGAACCCGCTGGACGCGGTCACGCTCACGGTGGCGGCGGGCGCGACGGGGCAAGCCAGCCTCTTCGAGGACGATGGCACGACCTCCGACCGCGAGCAGAGCACCCGCACGGACATCCGCTACACCGAGGACGGCCAAAGCGCGGCGCTCCGTGTCGACGGCCCTGTCGGGTCGTTCGCCGGGCAGGTGCAGAAGCGCGCGTGGACGGTGCGGTTCGTGGGTGCGCGGGAGCCGGAGTCGGTGACCATCGACGGCAAGGCGGCGCCGGCCGGCAGCTGGACCTGGGACGCCGCGAGCCGCGTCCTGACGGTCAAGGTGGCCGAGCGTCCGACGAGCCAGGGTGTGGACGTGGCCTACCGGTACAGGTAG
- a CDS encoding oxidoreductase, producing the protein MSSKLDLSKEFTGRRALVTGGSRGIGATIAQRLLDGGAEVVVAARSRSDVTPAAATFISGDVSTSEGAKAIAAEALAALGGLDILVNNAGGSRVFAGGVSTIPDEEWHDTFALNLLSAVRLTNAVLPALRASKAAAVVNISSTAATMPFGPTAHYGAAKAALDAYSRTLAVELAPDGIRVNVVTPGPISTPGADELRKTFPGISSDAWLQYLPLGRIGTTDDIAEVVALLASDRGRWLTGVNYRVDGGMTAR; encoded by the coding sequence ATGTCCAGCAAGCTCGATCTCTCAAAGGAGTTCACCGGTCGCCGTGCCCTCGTCACCGGAGGTTCGCGCGGCATCGGCGCGACGATCGCGCAACGCCTTCTCGACGGCGGTGCCGAGGTCGTGGTCGCCGCACGCTCGCGCAGCGACGTCACGCCCGCAGCGGCCACGTTCATCTCCGGCGACGTCAGTACGAGCGAAGGAGCGAAGGCGATCGCCGCGGAGGCGCTCGCGGCGCTCGGCGGCCTCGACATCCTCGTCAACAACGCGGGCGGTTCTCGCGTTTTCGCAGGAGGCGTGTCGACGATCCCCGACGAGGAGTGGCACGACACGTTCGCGCTCAACCTCCTCTCCGCGGTCCGCCTCACGAACGCGGTGCTCCCGGCGCTCCGCGCGTCGAAGGCCGCCGCGGTCGTGAACATCTCGTCGACAGCAGCGACGATGCCGTTCGGCCCCACTGCGCACTACGGCGCCGCGAAGGCGGCGCTCGACGCCTACTCGCGCACGCTCGCCGTGGAACTCGCGCCAGACGGCATCCGCGTGAACGTCGTCACGCCCGGCCCCATCTCGACGCCAGGCGCCGACGAGCTTCGAAAGACGTTCCCGGGAATATCGAGCGACGCGTGGCTCCAGTACCTGCCGCTCGGTCGCATCGGCACGACCGACGATATTGCCGAGGTCGTCGCGTTGCTCGCGTCGGATCGCGGCAGGTGGCTGACCGGCGTGAACTACCGTGTCGATGGTGGAATGACGGCGCGCTGA